One window from the genome of Nomascus leucogenys isolate Asia chromosome 12, Asia_NLE_v1, whole genome shotgun sequence encodes:
- the IPO13 gene encoding importin-13 isoform X3, whose protein sequence is MERREEQPGAAGAGAAPALDFTVENVEKALHQLYYDPNIENKNLAQKWLMQAQVSPQAWHFSWQLLQPDKVPEIQYFGASALHIKISRYWSDIPTDQYESLKAQLFTQITHFASGSKIVLTRLCVALASLALSMMPDAWPCAVADMVRLFQAEDSPVDGQGRCLALLELLTVLPEEFQTSRLPQYRKGLVRTSLAVECGAVFPLLEQLLQQPSSPSCVRQKVLKCFSSWVQLEVPLQDCEALIQAAFAALQDSELFDSSVEAIVNAISQPDAQRYVNTLLKLIPLVLGLQEQLRQAVQNGDMETSHGICRIAVALGENHSRALLDQVEHWQSFLALVNMIMFCTGIPGHYPVNETTSSLTLTFWYTLQDDILSFEAEKQAVYQQVYRPVYFQLVDVLLHKAQFPSDEEYGFWSSDEKEQFRIYRVDISDTLMYVYEMLGAELLSNLYDKLGRLLTSSEEPYSWQHTEALLYGFQSIAETIDVNYSDVVPGLIGLIPRISISNVQLADTVMFTIGALSEWLADHPVMINSVLPLVLHALGNPELSVSSVSTLKKICRECKYDLPPYAANIVAVSQDVLMKQIHKTSQCMWLMQALGFLLSALQVEEILKNLHSLISPYIQQLEKLAEEIPNPSNKLAIVHILGLLSNLFTTLDISHHEDDHEGPELRKLPVPQGPNPALKRKPDLFLCERLDVKAVFQCAVLALKFPEAPTVKASCGFFTELLPRCGEVESVGKVVQEDGRMLLIAVLEAIGGQASRSLMDCFADILFALNKHCFSLLSMWIKEALQPPGFPSARLSPEQKDTFSQQILRERVNKRRVKEMVKEFTLLCRGLHGTDYTADY, encoded by the exons ATGGAGCGGCGGGAGGAGCAGCCGGGGGCTGCAGGGGCTGGAGCAGCACCAGCCTTGGACTTCACTGTGGAGAACGTGGAGAAG GCGCTGCACCAGCTCTACTATGATCCCAACATTGAGAACAAGAACCTGGCTCAGAAGTGGCTGATGCAGGCCCAGGTGTCCCCACAGGCCTGGCACTTCAGCTGGCAGCTACTGCAGCCCGACAAGGTACCAGAGATCCAGTACTTCGGGGCCAGTGCTCTTCACATCAAGATCTCTCGCTACTGGAGTGACATCCCCACTGACCAGTATGAAAGCCTAAAGGCACAGCTCTTCACCCAGATCACCCACTTTGCCAGTGGCTCCAAGATTGTACTGACTCGGCTGTGCGTGGCACTGGCCTCACTGGCTCTCAGCATGATGCCTGATGCTTGGCCATGTGCTGTGGCAGATATGGTACGACTCTTCCAGGCTGAGGACTCGCCGGTGGATGGGCAGGGCCGCTGCCTAGCCCTGCTAGAGCTGCTGACAGTGCTGCctgaggagttccagaccagtcgcCTACCCCAGTACCGCAAAGGCCTGGTGCGGACCAGCCTGGCGGTGGAATGTGGGGCTGTCTTCCCACTGCTGGAGCAGCTGCTACAGCAGCCCAGCTCACCCAGCTGTGTGCGTCAGAAGGTGCTCAAGTGTTTCTCCAGCTGGGTGCAGCTGGAGGTGCCACTGCAGGACTGTGAGGCGCTCATTCAGGCTGCCTTCGCTGCTCTGCAGGACTCGGAGCTCTTCGACAGCAGTGTGGAGGCCATTGTGAATGCCATCTCACAGCCTGATGCCCAGAG GTACGTGAACACACTCCTGAAACTCATCCCGCTGGTGCTGGGTCTGCAGGAACAATTGCGGCAGGCAGTGCAGAATGGGGACATGGAGACCTCCCATGGCATCTGTCGCATCGCTGTGGCCCTGGGCGAGAACCACTCCCG GGCCTTGCTGGACCAAGTAGAGCACTGGCAGAGTTTCCTGGCGCTCGTCAACATGATTATGTTCTGCACAGGCATCCCTGGCCACTATCCTGTCAATGAGACCACCAGCTCCCTAACCCTCACCTTCTGGTACACGCTGCAG GATGATATTCTATCCTTTGAGGCAGAGAAGCAGGCTGTATACCAGCAGGTGTACCGGCCAGTCTACTTCCAGCTGGTGGATGTGCTTCTGCACAAGGCCCAGTTCCCTTCTGATGAGGAATATGGATTCTGGTCCTCAGACGAGAAGGAGCAGTTCCGAATTTACAG GGTGGACATCTCAGACACGCTCATGTATGTCTATGAGATGTTGGGGGCCGAGCTGCTCAGCAACCTCTATGACAAGCTGGGTCGTTTGCTCACCAGCTCAGAAGAGCCCTACTCCTGGCAG CACACAGAGGCCCTCCTCTACGGCTTCCAATCCATCGCAGAGACCATTGACGTCAACTATTCTGATGTGGTGCCTGGGCTCATTGGCCTCATCCCACGGATCAGCATCAGCAACGTGCAGCTGGCAGACACTGTCATGTTCACCATTG gaGCTCTGTCTGAATGGCTGGCTGACCACCCCGTCATGATCAACAGTGTTCTGCCCCTGGTACTGCATGCCCTAGGCAATCCTGAGCTCTCTGTCTCTTCTGTGTCCACCCTCAAGAAGATCTGCCGAGAGTGCAAGTATGACCTGCCTCCCTATGCTGCCAACATTGTGGCTGTGTCCCAG GATGTGCTGATGAAACAGATCCACAAG ACAAGCCAGTGCATGTGGCTGATGCAGGCGCTGGGCTTCCTGCTGTCAGCTCTTCAAGTGGAGGAGATCCTTAAGAACCTGCACTCGCTTATCTCACCCTATATCCAGCAACTGGAGAAGCTGGCAGAGGAGATA CCCAATCCCTCCAACAAGCTGGCCATTGTTCACATCTTGGGGCTTCTCTCCAACCTCTTCACCACACTGGACATCAGTCATCATGAGGATGATCATGAAGGCCCTGAGCTTCGGAAGCTGCCAGTGCCACAGGGACCCAACCCC GCTCTGAAGCGGAAGCCAGATTTGTTCCTGTGTGAACGATTGGATGTCAAAGCTGTGTTCCAGTGTG CTGTGCTGGCCCTCAAGTTCCCTGAGGCACCTACTGTCAAGGCCTCCTGTGGCTTCTTT ACAGAGCTGCTGCCTCGGTGTGGGGAAGTAGAGTCTGTGGGAAAGGTGGTACAGGAAGACGGTCGTATGCTGCTCATAGCAGTGCTGGAG GCCATTGGGGGCCAGGCCTCCCGCAGCCTCATGGACTGCTTTGCCGACATCCTGTTCGCCCTGAACAAgcactgcttcagcctcctgagcatgtGGATCAAGGAGGCCCTGCAGCCACCTGGTTTCccctctgcccgcctcagccctgAACAGAAGGATACCTTCAGCCAGCAGATCCTTCG
- the IPO13 gene encoding importin-13 isoform X1, whose amino-acid sequence MERREEQPGAAGAGAAPALDFTVENVEKALHQLYYDPNIENKNLAQKWLMQAQVSPQAWHFSWQLLQPDKVPEIQYFGASALHIKISRYWSDIPTDQYESLKAQLFTQITHFASGSKIVLTRLCVALASLALSMMPDAWPCAVADMVRLFQAEDSPVDGQGRCLALLELLTVLPEEFQTSRLPQYRKGLVRTSLAVECGAVFPLLEQLLQQPSSPSCVRQKVLKCFSSWVQLEVPLQDCEALIQAAFAALQDSELFDSSVEAIVNAISQPDAQRYVNTLLKLIPLVLGLQEQLRQAVQNGDMETSHGICRIAVALGENHSRALLDQVEHWQSFLALVNMIMFCTGIPGHYPVNETTSSLTLTFWYTLQDDILSFEAEKQAVYQQVYRPVYFQLVDVLLHKAQFPSDEEYGFWSSDEKEQFRIYRVDISDTLMYVYEMLGAELLSNLYDKLGRLLTSSEEPYSWQHTEALLYGFQSIAETIDVNYSDVVPGLIGLIPRISISNVQLADTVMFTIGALSEWLADHPVMINSVLPLVLHALGNPELSVSSVSTLKKICRECKYDLPPYAANIVAVSQDVLMKQIHKTSQCMWLMQALGFLLSALQVEEILKNLHSLISPYIQQLEKLAEEIPNPSNKLAIVHILGLLSNLFTTLDISHHEDDHEGPELRKLPVPQGPNPVVVVLQQVFQLIQKVLSKWLNDAQVVEAVCAIFEKSVKTLLDDFAPMVPQLCEMLGRMYSTIPQASALDLTRQLVHIFAHEPAHFPPIEALFLLVTSVTLTLFQQGPRDHPDIVDSFMQLLAQALKRKPDLFLCERLDVKAVFQCAVLALKFPEAPTVKASCGFFTELLPRCGEVESVGKVVQEDGRMLLIAVLEAIGGQASRSLMDCFADILFALNKHCFSLLSMWIKEALQPPGFPSARLSPEQKDTFSQQILRERVNKRRVKEMVKEFTLLCRGLHGTDYTADY is encoded by the exons ATGGAGCGGCGGGAGGAGCAGCCGGGGGCTGCAGGGGCTGGAGCAGCACCAGCCTTGGACTTCACTGTGGAGAACGTGGAGAAG GCGCTGCACCAGCTCTACTATGATCCCAACATTGAGAACAAGAACCTGGCTCAGAAGTGGCTGATGCAGGCCCAGGTGTCCCCACAGGCCTGGCACTTCAGCTGGCAGCTACTGCAGCCCGACAAGGTACCAGAGATCCAGTACTTCGGGGCCAGTGCTCTTCACATCAAGATCTCTCGCTACTGGAGTGACATCCCCACTGACCAGTATGAAAGCCTAAAGGCACAGCTCTTCACCCAGATCACCCACTTTGCCAGTGGCTCCAAGATTGTACTGACTCGGCTGTGCGTGGCACTGGCCTCACTGGCTCTCAGCATGATGCCTGATGCTTGGCCATGTGCTGTGGCAGATATGGTACGACTCTTCCAGGCTGAGGACTCGCCGGTGGATGGGCAGGGCCGCTGCCTAGCCCTGCTAGAGCTGCTGACAGTGCTGCctgaggagttccagaccagtcgcCTACCCCAGTACCGCAAAGGCCTGGTGCGGACCAGCCTGGCGGTGGAATGTGGGGCTGTCTTCCCACTGCTGGAGCAGCTGCTACAGCAGCCCAGCTCACCCAGCTGTGTGCGTCAGAAGGTGCTCAAGTGTTTCTCCAGCTGGGTGCAGCTGGAGGTGCCACTGCAGGACTGTGAGGCGCTCATTCAGGCTGCCTTCGCTGCTCTGCAGGACTCGGAGCTCTTCGACAGCAGTGTGGAGGCCATTGTGAATGCCATCTCACAGCCTGATGCCCAGAG GTACGTGAACACACTCCTGAAACTCATCCCGCTGGTGCTGGGTCTGCAGGAACAATTGCGGCAGGCAGTGCAGAATGGGGACATGGAGACCTCCCATGGCATCTGTCGCATCGCTGTGGCCCTGGGCGAGAACCACTCCCG GGCCTTGCTGGACCAAGTAGAGCACTGGCAGAGTTTCCTGGCGCTCGTCAACATGATTATGTTCTGCACAGGCATCCCTGGCCACTATCCTGTCAATGAGACCACCAGCTCCCTAACCCTCACCTTCTGGTACACGCTGCAG GATGATATTCTATCCTTTGAGGCAGAGAAGCAGGCTGTATACCAGCAGGTGTACCGGCCAGTCTACTTCCAGCTGGTGGATGTGCTTCTGCACAAGGCCCAGTTCCCTTCTGATGAGGAATATGGATTCTGGTCCTCAGACGAGAAGGAGCAGTTCCGAATTTACAG GGTGGACATCTCAGACACGCTCATGTATGTCTATGAGATGTTGGGGGCCGAGCTGCTCAGCAACCTCTATGACAAGCTGGGTCGTTTGCTCACCAGCTCAGAAGAGCCCTACTCCTGGCAG CACACAGAGGCCCTCCTCTACGGCTTCCAATCCATCGCAGAGACCATTGACGTCAACTATTCTGATGTGGTGCCTGGGCTCATTGGCCTCATCCCACGGATCAGCATCAGCAACGTGCAGCTGGCAGACACTGTCATGTTCACCATTG gaGCTCTGTCTGAATGGCTGGCTGACCACCCCGTCATGATCAACAGTGTTCTGCCCCTGGTACTGCATGCCCTAGGCAATCCTGAGCTCTCTGTCTCTTCTGTGTCCACCCTCAAGAAGATCTGCCGAGAGTGCAAGTATGACCTGCCTCCCTATGCTGCCAACATTGTGGCTGTGTCCCAG GATGTGCTGATGAAACAGATCCACAAG ACAAGCCAGTGCATGTGGCTGATGCAGGCGCTGGGCTTCCTGCTGTCAGCTCTTCAAGTGGAGGAGATCCTTAAGAACCTGCACTCGCTTATCTCACCCTATATCCAGCAACTGGAGAAGCTGGCAGAGGAGATA CCCAATCCCTCCAACAAGCTGGCCATTGTTCACATCTTGGGGCTTCTCTCCAACCTCTTCACCACACTGGACATCAGTCATCATGAGGATGATCATGAAGGCCCTGAGCTTCGGAAGCTGCCAGTGCCACAGGGACCCAACCCC gtggtggtggtgctgcaGCAGGTCTTCCAGCTTATCCAGAAGGTGCTGAGCAAATGGTTGAATGATGCCCAGGTTGTGGAG GCGGTGTGCGCTATCTTTGAGAAGTCTGTTAAGACACTGCTGGATGACTTTGCCCCCATGGTGCCACAGCTGTGTGAGATGCTGGGTCGGATGTACAGCACCATCCCCCAGGCCTCTGCTCTTGACCTCACTCGACAG CTGGTCCACATCTTTGCTCATGAGCCTGCCCACTTTCCCCCAATTGAGGCCCTCTTCCTGCTCGTCACCTCCGTCACACTCACTCTCTTCCAGCAAG ggcCCAGGGATCATCCTGatattgttgattcatttatGCAACTCCTGGCACAG GCTCTGAAGCGGAAGCCAGATTTGTTCCTGTGTGAACGATTGGATGTCAAAGCTGTGTTCCAGTGTG CTGTGCTGGCCCTCAAGTTCCCTGAGGCACCTACTGTCAAGGCCTCCTGTGGCTTCTTT ACAGAGCTGCTGCCTCGGTGTGGGGAAGTAGAGTCTGTGGGAAAGGTGGTACAGGAAGACGGTCGTATGCTGCTCATAGCAGTGCTGGAG GCCATTGGGGGCCAGGCCTCCCGCAGCCTCATGGACTGCTTTGCCGACATCCTGTTCGCCCTGAACAAgcactgcttcagcctcctgagcatgtGGATCAAGGAGGCCCTGCAGCCACCTGGTTTCccctctgcccgcctcagccctgAACAGAAGGATACCTTCAGCCAGCAGATCCTTCG
- the IPO13 gene encoding importin-13 isoform X2, producing MERREEQPGAAGAGAAPALDFTVENVEKALHQLYYDPNIENKNLAQKWLMQAQVSPQAWHFSWQLLQPDKVPEIQYFGASALHIKISRYWSDIPTDQYESLKAQLFTQITHFASGSKIVLTRLCVALASLALSMMPDAWPCAVADMVRLFQAEDSPVDGQGRCLALLELLTVLPEEFQTSRLPQYRKGLVRTSLAVECGAVFPLLEQLLQQPSSPSCVRQKVLKCFSSWVQLEVPLQDCEALIQAAFAALQDSELFDSSVEAIVNAISQPDAQRYVNTLLKLIPLVLGLQEQLRQAVQNGDMETSHGICRIAVALGENHSRALLDQVEHWQSFLALVNMIMFCTGIPGHYPVNETTSSLTLTFWYTLQDDILSFEAEKQAVYQQVYRPVYFQLVDVLLHKAQFPSDEEYGFWSSDEKEQFRIYRVDISDTLMYVYEMLGAELLSNLYDKLGRLLTSSEEPYSWQHTEALLYGFQSIAETIDVNYSDVVPGLIGLIPRISISNVQLADTVMFTIGALSEWLADHPVMINSVLPLVLHALGNPELSVSSVSTLKKICRECKYDLPPYAANIVAVSQDVLMKQIHKTSQCMWLMQALGFLLSALQVEEILKNLHSLISPYIQQLEKLAEEIPNPSNKLAIVHILGLLSNLFTTLDISHHEDDHEGPELRKLPVPQGPNPVVVVLQQVFQLIQKVLSKWLNDAQVVEAVCAIFEKSVKTLLDDFAPMVPQLCEMLGRMYSTIPQASALDLTRQLVHIFAHEPAHFPPIEALFLLVTSVTLTLFQQGPRDHPDIVDSFMQLLAQALKRKPDLFLCERLDVKAVFQCAVLALKFPEAPTVKASCGFFAIGGQASRSLMDCFADILFALNKHCFSLLSMWIKEALQPPGFPSARLSPEQKDTFSQQILRERVNKRRVKEMVKEFTLLCRGLHGTDYTADY from the exons ATGGAGCGGCGGGAGGAGCAGCCGGGGGCTGCAGGGGCTGGAGCAGCACCAGCCTTGGACTTCACTGTGGAGAACGTGGAGAAG GCGCTGCACCAGCTCTACTATGATCCCAACATTGAGAACAAGAACCTGGCTCAGAAGTGGCTGATGCAGGCCCAGGTGTCCCCACAGGCCTGGCACTTCAGCTGGCAGCTACTGCAGCCCGACAAGGTACCAGAGATCCAGTACTTCGGGGCCAGTGCTCTTCACATCAAGATCTCTCGCTACTGGAGTGACATCCCCACTGACCAGTATGAAAGCCTAAAGGCACAGCTCTTCACCCAGATCACCCACTTTGCCAGTGGCTCCAAGATTGTACTGACTCGGCTGTGCGTGGCACTGGCCTCACTGGCTCTCAGCATGATGCCTGATGCTTGGCCATGTGCTGTGGCAGATATGGTACGACTCTTCCAGGCTGAGGACTCGCCGGTGGATGGGCAGGGCCGCTGCCTAGCCCTGCTAGAGCTGCTGACAGTGCTGCctgaggagttccagaccagtcgcCTACCCCAGTACCGCAAAGGCCTGGTGCGGACCAGCCTGGCGGTGGAATGTGGGGCTGTCTTCCCACTGCTGGAGCAGCTGCTACAGCAGCCCAGCTCACCCAGCTGTGTGCGTCAGAAGGTGCTCAAGTGTTTCTCCAGCTGGGTGCAGCTGGAGGTGCCACTGCAGGACTGTGAGGCGCTCATTCAGGCTGCCTTCGCTGCTCTGCAGGACTCGGAGCTCTTCGACAGCAGTGTGGAGGCCATTGTGAATGCCATCTCACAGCCTGATGCCCAGAG GTACGTGAACACACTCCTGAAACTCATCCCGCTGGTGCTGGGTCTGCAGGAACAATTGCGGCAGGCAGTGCAGAATGGGGACATGGAGACCTCCCATGGCATCTGTCGCATCGCTGTGGCCCTGGGCGAGAACCACTCCCG GGCCTTGCTGGACCAAGTAGAGCACTGGCAGAGTTTCCTGGCGCTCGTCAACATGATTATGTTCTGCACAGGCATCCCTGGCCACTATCCTGTCAATGAGACCACCAGCTCCCTAACCCTCACCTTCTGGTACACGCTGCAG GATGATATTCTATCCTTTGAGGCAGAGAAGCAGGCTGTATACCAGCAGGTGTACCGGCCAGTCTACTTCCAGCTGGTGGATGTGCTTCTGCACAAGGCCCAGTTCCCTTCTGATGAGGAATATGGATTCTGGTCCTCAGACGAGAAGGAGCAGTTCCGAATTTACAG GGTGGACATCTCAGACACGCTCATGTATGTCTATGAGATGTTGGGGGCCGAGCTGCTCAGCAACCTCTATGACAAGCTGGGTCGTTTGCTCACCAGCTCAGAAGAGCCCTACTCCTGGCAG CACACAGAGGCCCTCCTCTACGGCTTCCAATCCATCGCAGAGACCATTGACGTCAACTATTCTGATGTGGTGCCTGGGCTCATTGGCCTCATCCCACGGATCAGCATCAGCAACGTGCAGCTGGCAGACACTGTCATGTTCACCATTG gaGCTCTGTCTGAATGGCTGGCTGACCACCCCGTCATGATCAACAGTGTTCTGCCCCTGGTACTGCATGCCCTAGGCAATCCTGAGCTCTCTGTCTCTTCTGTGTCCACCCTCAAGAAGATCTGCCGAGAGTGCAAGTATGACCTGCCTCCCTATGCTGCCAACATTGTGGCTGTGTCCCAG GATGTGCTGATGAAACAGATCCACAAG ACAAGCCAGTGCATGTGGCTGATGCAGGCGCTGGGCTTCCTGCTGTCAGCTCTTCAAGTGGAGGAGATCCTTAAGAACCTGCACTCGCTTATCTCACCCTATATCCAGCAACTGGAGAAGCTGGCAGAGGAGATA CCCAATCCCTCCAACAAGCTGGCCATTGTTCACATCTTGGGGCTTCTCTCCAACCTCTTCACCACACTGGACATCAGTCATCATGAGGATGATCATGAAGGCCCTGAGCTTCGGAAGCTGCCAGTGCCACAGGGACCCAACCCC gtggtggtggtgctgcaGCAGGTCTTCCAGCTTATCCAGAAGGTGCTGAGCAAATGGTTGAATGATGCCCAGGTTGTGGAG GCGGTGTGCGCTATCTTTGAGAAGTCTGTTAAGACACTGCTGGATGACTTTGCCCCCATGGTGCCACAGCTGTGTGAGATGCTGGGTCGGATGTACAGCACCATCCCCCAGGCCTCTGCTCTTGACCTCACTCGACAG CTGGTCCACATCTTTGCTCATGAGCCTGCCCACTTTCCCCCAATTGAGGCCCTCTTCCTGCTCGTCACCTCCGTCACACTCACTCTCTTCCAGCAAG ggcCCAGGGATCATCCTGatattgttgattcatttatGCAACTCCTGGCACAG GCTCTGAAGCGGAAGCCAGATTTGTTCCTGTGTGAACGATTGGATGTCAAAGCTGTGTTCCAGTGTG CTGTGCTGGCCCTCAAGTTCCCTGAGGCACCTACTGTCAAGGCCTCCTGTGGCTTCTTT GCCATTGGGGGCCAGGCCTCCCGCAGCCTCATGGACTGCTTTGCCGACATCCTGTTCGCCCTGAACAAgcactgcttcagcctcctgagcatgtGGATCAAGGAGGCCCTGCAGCCACCTGGTTTCccctctgcccgcctcagccctgAACAGAAGGATACCTTCAGCCAGCAGATCCTTCG